In Chryseobacterium oranimense, a single window of DNA contains:
- the uxaC gene encoding glucuronate isomerase yields MSNSIKNKDVFGELFLLESAKAENLYFGYAKDMPVIDYHNHLEPDVISANQNFRSPTAIWLDGDHYKWRAMRNFGIDEHLISGKASDQEKFRKWAEVVPYTLRNPLFHWTHLELKNPFGINEYLSPQNADEVYYKMDESLQTSGFLPQSIIENFKVEALCTTDDPADDLSHHIALKTSGFATAVLPAFRPDAYINMINPEQYLSGIKKLEKVCGFSIVSASDLLNALQDRINYFVEAGAKVADHGFEYFPDTTKWNHSLEKEFSEFLKGNLSTFSDPDALCGYLLKELCKMYAEKGWVQQFHVGATRNNNSEMFRKIGANAGYDAIGEPYYAQRLSVLLDGLNTEGKLAKTIIYNLNPAFNEVLATLAGNFNEGGIKSKVQFGAAWWFLDQLDGMTKQMNTLSNIGLISTFVGMLTDSRSLLSFSRHDYFRRLLCNLFGSEMERGLLPDDEKWVGKVIQDICYHNTKKYFEI; encoded by the coding sequence ATGAGTAATTCCATTAAAAATAAAGACGTTTTCGGAGAATTGTTTTTGCTTGAATCGGCAAAGGCAGAGAATCTGTATTTCGGTTATGCTAAAGACATGCCGGTTATTGATTACCACAATCATCTTGAGCCGGACGTTATTTCTGCCAACCAGAACTTCCGTTCTCCAACCGCAATCTGGCTGGATGGCGATCATTACAAATGGAGGGCTATGAGAAATTTTGGCATTGATGAACATTTGATCTCGGGAAAAGCCTCAGATCAGGAAAAATTCAGGAAATGGGCAGAGGTAGTGCCTTATACGCTTCGTAATCCATTATTTCACTGGACGCATCTTGAACTTAAAAATCCTTTTGGGATCAACGAATACCTGTCACCGCAAAACGCAGATGAAGTGTATTATAAGATGGATGAAAGCCTTCAGACCTCTGGTTTTCTGCCGCAATCCATTATTGAGAATTTTAAAGTAGAAGCATTGTGTACTACGGATGATCCGGCAGATGATCTGTCTCATCATATAGCCTTAAAGACCAGTGGTTTCGCCACAGCAGTTCTTCCCGCCTTCCGCCCTGACGCCTATATCAATATGATTAATCCCGAACAGTATCTTTCAGGAATTAAAAAGCTTGAAAAAGTCTGTGGATTTTCCATCGTATCAGCTTCTGATCTGTTGAATGCACTTCAGGACAGAATCAATTATTTTGTGGAAGCAGGAGCAAAAGTGGCTGACCATGGATTCGAATATTTTCCGGATACCACAAAATGGAATCATAGCCTTGAAAAAGAATTTTCTGAATTCCTGAAAGGTAATCTTTCAACGTTTTCCGATCCGGATGCATTATGCGGCTATTTGCTGAAAGAGCTTTGCAAAATGTATGCAGAAAAAGGATGGGTACAGCAATTTCATGTAGGAGCAACCCGAAACAACAATTCAGAAATGTTCAGAAAAATAGGTGCCAATGCAGGATATGATGCCATTGGAGAACCGTATTATGCACAGAGACTGAGCGTTTTACTGGACGGACTGAATACAGAAGGAAAACTGGCCAAAACAATTATATACAATCTGAACCCGGCATTTAACGAAGTTTTGGCAACTCTTGCCGGAAACTTTAATGAAGGAGGAATCAAATCCAAAGTACAGTTTGGAGCAGCCTGGTGGTTCCTCGATCAACTCGACGGAATGACAAAACAGATGAATACGCTTTCCAATATCGGATTGATCAGCACGTTTGTCGGTATGCTAACCGATTCCAGAAGTCTGCTGTCATTTTCGAGACATGATTATTTCAGAAGGCTTTTATGCAATCTTTTTGGAAGCGAGATGGAGAGAGGTCTTCTTCCCGATGATGAAAAATGGGTGGGAAAAGTCATTCAGGATATCTGTTATCACAATACAAAAAAATATTTTGAAATCTAA
- a CDS encoding sugar kinase: protein MQNSAKIICFGELLLHFAPDSEGNWLNGQSLKIYIGGAEYNVATALSQWKNSVKLLTALPENFVGNHLELQLKNKGIEILAEKNQGRIGTFYLSSDGDMQNASVVYDRFPSVFTQSDFEAFSDDEIFSGVKWLHISTITPALSDNAFRKCLHIMKEAATRNITVSLDLNYRALLWQNKNPHIIRELMPFVNVLMGNIWSAEQFLNIPVEYELNGNFDDENLLKQAEKTALEIRKQFPNVKKIANTFRFTHGEEVNYFVTLCTDDHLLVSEQYNSGKIDERVGSGDAFMAALIHGILKGNPEKQILEDAAKVAFKKLFVKGDTIDDSINIEKL, encoded by the coding sequence ATGCAGAATTCAGCTAAAATAATATGCTTCGGAGAACTGCTTCTCCATTTCGCTCCCGATTCTGAAGGAAACTGGCTCAATGGGCAGTCTCTGAAAATTTATATCGGAGGAGCTGAATATAATGTGGCAACAGCACTTTCCCAATGGAAGAATTCTGTAAAACTGTTAACCGCTTTACCGGAGAATTTTGTAGGAAATCACCTCGAATTACAGCTTAAAAATAAAGGAATAGAGATCCTTGCAGAAAAAAATCAAGGGAGAATAGGAACATTTTACCTTTCTTCCGATGGTGATATGCAGAATGCTTCAGTGGTTTACGACCGTTTTCCGTCTGTTTTTACCCAATCGGATTTTGAAGCTTTCAGTGATGATGAAATATTTTCAGGAGTAAAATGGCTGCATATCAGTACCATTACTCCGGCATTAAGTGACAATGCATTCCGGAAATGTTTACATATCATGAAAGAAGCTGCAACACGAAATATTACAGTATCTCTCGACCTCAATTACAGGGCATTGCTTTGGCAGAATAAGAATCCTCATATAATCAGAGAACTCATGCCTTTTGTCAATGTTCTTATGGGAAATATCTGGTCCGCTGAGCAGTTCCTGAATATTCCTGTTGAATATGAGCTCAATGGAAATTTTGACGACGAAAATCTCCTGAAACAGGCAGAAAAAACAGCATTGGAAATCCGGAAGCAATTTCCAAATGTAAAAAAGATAGCCAATACCTTCCGGTTTACGCATGGAGAAGAGGTGAATTATTTCGTCACTTTATGTACTGACGATCATCTTCTGGTTTCAGAACAATATAATTCAGGCAAGATTGATGAAAGGGTAGGAAGCGGTGATGCTTTTATGGCTGCCTTAATCCACGGAATTTTAAAAGGAAATCCTGAAAAACAGATTCTTGAGGATGCTGCAAAAGTTGCTTTCAAAAAGCTTTTTGTAAAAGGAGATACTATTGATGACAGCATTAATATCGAAAAATTATGA
- a CDS encoding bifunctional 4-hydroxy-2-oxoglutarate aldolase/2-dehydro-3-deoxy-phosphogluconate aldolase, which translates to MSEILQKIKEQKIVPLFYNESFEVSKNIINALYNAGIRVIEYTNRGHQALENFTKLKEISHTEFPGLLLGIGTVKNIKEMDDYAAVKADFIITPVISEALVKHALEKNILLIPGCFTPSDINIAYQNGLKLVKIFPADALGKNYIKSIQPVFPGMNFMPTGGINAEFEDIMDWFNGGAIAAGLGSSLIGKDNNEEELTLKTKKLLQQLNQ; encoded by the coding sequence ATGAGTGAAATACTACAAAAAATAAAAGAACAGAAAATTGTTCCGTTGTTTTATAACGAATCATTTGAAGTCTCAAAAAATATTATAAATGCTTTATACAATGCAGGAATCCGTGTGATAGAATATACTAACCGCGGCCATCAGGCACTGGAAAATTTCACAAAGCTGAAAGAAATTTCTCATACTGAATTTCCTGGCCTTCTGCTGGGAATCGGGACGGTGAAAAATATAAAGGAAATGGATGACTACGCCGCTGTAAAGGCAGACTTTATCATCACACCGGTTATCAGTGAAGCACTGGTAAAACATGCTCTCGAAAAAAACATCCTGCTGATTCCCGGCTGTTTTACCCCTTCCGATATCAATATTGCATATCAGAACGGTTTAAAACTGGTTAAAATATTTCCGGCTGACGCTTTAGGCAAAAACTATATCAAATCTATACAGCCTGTTTTTCCGGGAATGAATTTCATGCCAACCGGAGGGATTAATGCAGAATTTGAAGACATTATGGATTGGTTTAATGGAGGTGCCATAGCAGCAGGCTTGGGAAGCTCACTCATCGGAAAAGATAATAATGAGGAAGAATTGACGCTGAAAACAAAAAAATTATTACAACAACTTAATCAATAA
- a CDS encoding MFS transporter, producing the protein MQAPQNHNIRWWMLSLVFLATTINYLDRQVMGLLKPVLEREFSWDEKDYSYIVMAFTTTYAIGYMAMGRFIDRVGTKIGYAVSLIVWSLASIGHGFVKSTIGFIIARSTLGISEAGNFPAAIKSVAEWFPKKERALATGIFNSGATVGAILAPLIVPFILGHYGWRQTFVWIGALGMIWIILWWKFYAVPEKTKTLSREELQYIKSDQNEKAEEKKQIPLSELLKYKVTWSFAIGKILTDPIWYFFMFWLPAYFSDVFKMDLTKPSIPLIIIYSGTTIGSIGGGYLSSFLIKKGRAIGKARSLTMLLFALMVVPVMFSKYVDNMWLITLVIALATAAHQGWGANLMTTVGDQLPNHYVSSVIGFGGMLGSAAGIIFPLFIGIVLDAFKKSGNINGGYNIIFFIAGISYVTAWGLIKIINRKKTI; encoded by the coding sequence ATGCAGGCTCCTCAAAACCACAATATAAGATGGTGGATGCTGTCCCTTGTCTTTCTCGCCACTACGATCAATTATCTTGACCGTCAGGTCATGGGTTTGCTGAAACCAGTGCTGGAAAGAGAATTCAGCTGGGATGAAAAAGATTACAGCTATATCGTCATGGCCTTTACCACGACTTATGCCATCGGTTATATGGCGATGGGACGATTTATAGACAGAGTGGGAACCAAAATAGGATACGCCGTTTCCCTTATTGTATGGAGTCTGGCCTCAATAGGACATGGGTTTGTAAAAAGTACCATAGGATTTATTATAGCGAGAAGTACGCTGGGAATCAGTGAAGCCGGAAACTTTCCTGCCGCCATCAAATCTGTAGCGGAATGGTTCCCTAAAAAAGAAAGAGCATTAGCAACAGGAATTTTTAATTCAGGAGCAACGGTGGGAGCCATATTAGCACCGCTGATTGTTCCTTTCATTCTCGGACATTACGGCTGGAGACAGACTTTTGTGTGGATTGGTGCTCTGGGTATGATTTGGATTATCCTTTGGTGGAAATTCTATGCCGTACCGGAAAAAACAAAAACTCTAAGCAGGGAAGAACTGCAGTACATCAAAAGTGACCAGAATGAAAAAGCAGAAGAAAAAAAGCAAATTCCTTTATCAGAATTACTCAAATATAAAGTGACATGGTCATTTGCCATCGGTAAAATATTAACAGACCCTATCTGGTATTTCTTCATGTTCTGGCTGCCTGCGTATTTCTCAGATGTGTTCAAAATGGATTTAACAAAACCGTCTATTCCGTTGATCATTATTTACAGCGGAACCACGATTGGAAGCATTGGCGGAGGCTATCTCTCATCATTTCTCATCAAAAAGGGTCGGGCGATCGGGAAGGCCAGAAGCTTAACGATGTTGCTCTTTGCTTTAATGGTTGTTCCTGTCATGTTCTCAAAATATGTAGATAATATGTGGCTGATTACCCTGGTTATTGCTCTTGCTACAGCGGCACATCAGGGCTGGGGAGCGAATCTTATGACCACGGTTGGCGATCAGCTGCCCAATCATTATGTAAGCTCTGTAATAGGTTTTGGCGGAATGCTCGGTTCAGCAGCAGGAATTATTTTTCCGCTTTTTATCGGAATCGTTCTCGATGCTTTTAAAAAGTCAGGAAACATCAACGGAGGCTATAATATTATATTTTTTATAGCGGGAATATCCTATGTTACAGCCTGGGGACTGATCAAAATAATCAACAGAAAGAAAACCATTTAA
- a CDS encoding glycoside hydrolase family 43 protein, giving the protein MKQNIMNLAFFRNKTHILAAAALLSVTTVSAQTFSDFTYQGNDKIYNDNPLKPDEFYSPILQGCYPDPSITRKGEDYYLVNSSFSMFPGVPIFTSKDLVNWKQIGHVLDRPSQLKVEKSGVSHGIYAPDIKYNKHNDTFYMITTQFAGGIGNMVVKTKDPSKGWSEVQKLNFEGIDPAMFFDDDGKAYIVHNDAPPQGTEQYNGHRVIKMWDYDLEKDQVVPGSDKIIVNGGVDLSQKPIWIEGPHIYKKNGKYYLMCAEGGTGGNHSEVIFMADSPKGPYIPAAGNPILTQRYFPKDRKEKVDWAGHADLVETPDGKYYGVFLAIRPNEKNRVNKGRETFILPVDWTGKYPVFQNGLVPMKPKLKLPEGTQNMNGQKGFFPNGNFTYTDKLTDKNLDYRWIAMRGPRESFISVTKNGVKVNPFETNIKALAPVSALFHRLQHESFETSVTLDFKPKSQKELAGITCYQSETFNYVFGITKKDKDFYIVLERTEKGTSKLIASEKISLSKPVKLLVVADKDEHSFNYSTDGNNYKNLGGPVSGDILSTDVAGGFTGSLIGLYSTSSNDIIPN; this is encoded by the coding sequence ATGAAACAGAATATAATGAATTTAGCTTTTTTCAGGAATAAAACCCATATCCTTGCAGCAGCAGCTTTGCTTTCTGTGACTACTGTTTCTGCCCAGACATTCTCTGATTTTACGTACCAGGGAAATGATAAAATATACAATGACAACCCTCTTAAACCGGACGAATTCTATTCTCCTATTCTTCAGGGCTGTTATCCGGATCCCAGCATTACCAGAAAGGGAGAAGATTATTATCTCGTAAACTCTTCATTTTCAATGTTTCCGGGAGTTCCTATTTTTACATCTAAAGATCTGGTAAACTGGAAACAGATAGGACACGTATTGGACAGACCTTCACAGCTAAAAGTTGAAAAATCAGGGGTTTCGCACGGAATTTATGCGCCGGACATCAAATACAATAAGCACAACGACACTTTTTATATGATCACTACCCAGTTTGCAGGCGGTATCGGAAATATGGTCGTAAAAACAAAAGATCCTTCAAAAGGATGGAGCGAAGTTCAGAAACTTAATTTTGAGGGCATTGATCCGGCGATGTTCTTTGATGATGACGGAAAAGCGTATATCGTTCATAACGATGCCCCGCCGCAAGGAACCGAGCAGTACAACGGCCACCGCGTTATCAAAATGTGGGACTATGATCTTGAAAAAGACCAGGTGGTGCCGGGCTCGGATAAAATTATTGTCAATGGTGGAGTTGATCTATCTCAAAAACCCATCTGGATTGAAGGTCCTCATATTTACAAAAAGAATGGTAAGTACTATCTGATGTGTGCTGAAGGAGGAACCGGAGGTAATCACAGTGAGGTTATCTTTATGGCTGATTCTCCAAAAGGACCTTATATTCCGGCTGCCGGTAACCCGATTCTTACACAGCGCTATTTCCCGAAAGACAGAAAAGAAAAAGTAGACTGGGCCGGTCATGCAGATCTTGTAGAAACTCCGGACGGCAAGTATTACGGAGTATTTCTTGCCATACGCCCCAATGAGAAAAACCGGGTCAATAAAGGCCGTGAAACATTCATCCTTCCGGTGGACTGGACTGGAAAATATCCTGTCTTTCAGAACGGGCTCGTTCCTATGAAACCCAAGCTTAAATTGCCGGAAGGTACTCAGAATATGAATGGGCAGAAAGGATTTTTCCCCAATGGAAACTTCACTTATACAGATAAGCTGACAGATAAAAACCTGGACTACCGATGGATTGCCATGCGCGGACCCCGCGAGAGTTTTATTAGCGTAACAAAAAACGGAGTAAAAGTAAATCCTTTTGAAACCAATATTAAAGCATTGGCCCCCGTATCTGCGTTATTCCACAGATTACAGCATGAATCATTCGAAACTTCTGTAACCCTTGATTTTAAGCCCAAATCTCAAAAAGAGCTGGCCGGAATTACCTGCTATCAGAGTGAAACATTCAATTATGTTTTCGGAATCACGAAAAAGGACAAGGATTTCTACATCGTACTGGAAAGAACTGAAAAAGGAACATCAAAGCTGATCGCAAGCGAGAAAATATCTTTATCAAAGCCGGTTAAACTACTGGTTGTTGCCGATAAAGATGAACATAGCTTTAACTACTCAACAGACGGTAACAACTATAAAAATCTTGGAGGACCCGTTTCCGGTGATATTCTTTCTACGGATGTTGCAGGAGGTTTTACAGGAAGCCTTATCGGGCTGTACAGTACTTCTTCCAATGATATTATACCGAATTAA
- a CDS encoding glycoside hydrolase 43 family protein, with the protein MTIKKSYIVSLLGFIGLNLLSAQVNPSGKQGTAFTNPIIWADAPDLSITRNGNDFYLISTTMHLMPGAPVMHSKDLVHWEMSGYVFDTLNDNSKYNLLNGTVYGRGQWASSIRYHRGKYYVLFSPNDEPFKSYFYVTDDPEKGKWKLITRARHFHDASLFFDDDRIYVFTSNKVFELSQDFKEVIGNPDGTEVFQKDDSETGLLEGNQIIKRNGKYYMMMISWPKNGKRRQVVYRSDQVKGPYEKKIILEDNFLGFSYAGQGALIDDENGNWYSLIFQDRNGVGRVPLLLPVEWKNDWPVLGDNGKVPLKGEVPLPPFKAKNHLVESDEFSGKKMKIQWQWNHNPVNEAWSLSERKGFLRLKTSRVVDNLYAAPNTLTQRMEGPVSSAVVAIDLKGMKDGDVAGFSAFNGDSGILSVVKEGEEKFIVFSTNEVSLDHKTKAITGVKKEEKKRIPLNSDKVFLRIDANFNLGKDLADFYYSTDQKNWTEMAKDYKMIFDYRRFFMGSKFAVFNYAAKNIGGFVDVDFFRVNKAEQE; encoded by the coding sequence GTGACAATCAAAAAATCTTATATAGTTTCTTTATTGGGGTTTATCGGGCTGAATCTTCTCTCAGCCCAGGTAAATCCTTCCGGAAAACAGGGCACAGCATTTACCAACCCAATTATTTGGGCAGATGCACCGGATTTATCCATTACCAGAAACGGAAATGATTTTTACCTGATCAGTACCACCATGCATCTGATGCCTGGAGCTCCCGTAATGCATTCCAAAGATCTGGTCCATTGGGAAATGTCCGGATATGTTTTTGATACGCTGAATGATAATTCAAAATATAATCTGCTGAACGGGACAGTCTATGGAAGAGGTCAATGGGCTTCTTCAATCCGCTATCACAGAGGGAAATACTACGTTTTATTTTCTCCGAATGATGAACCTTTCAAATCTTATTTCTATGTGACTGATGATCCCGAAAAAGGAAAATGGAAACTCATCACAAGAGCGCGCCATTTTCACGATGCTTCACTTTTTTTTGATGATGACAGAATCTACGTTTTCACCTCCAATAAAGTTTTTGAGCTGAGCCAGGATTTTAAAGAGGTTATCGGAAATCCGGATGGAACCGAAGTCTTTCAGAAAGATGATTCGGAAACCGGACTTCTGGAAGGCAACCAGATCATCAAAAGAAACGGAAAATACTACATGATGATGATCTCGTGGCCTAAAAACGGGAAACGCCGCCAGGTCGTCTACAGATCAGATCAGGTAAAAGGTCCGTATGAGAAAAAAATAATTCTGGAAGATAATTTTTTAGGATTTTCCTATGCAGGTCAGGGCGCATTGATAGATGATGAAAACGGAAACTGGTATTCTCTTATTTTTCAGGACAGAAACGGAGTAGGACGTGTTCCGTTATTGTTGCCCGTTGAATGGAAAAACGACTGGCCGGTGTTGGGAGATAATGGGAAAGTCCCCTTGAAAGGAGAAGTTCCGCTTCCGCCATTCAAAGCGAAAAATCATCTGGTAGAAAGTGATGAGTTTTCCGGTAAAAAAATGAAAATCCAGTGGCAGTGGAATCATAATCCGGTAAACGAAGCGTGGTCTTTATCCGAAAGAAAAGGATTTCTGAGACTGAAAACCAGTAGGGTAGTAGATAACCTGTATGCAGCACCAAATACTTTAACTCAAAGGATGGAAGGTCCGGTTTCTTCAGCGGTTGTAGCAATAGATCTCAAGGGAATGAAAGATGGAGACGTTGCAGGTTTCAGTGCCTTCAACGGGGATTCCGGGATCTTATCGGTAGTAAAGGAAGGTGAAGAAAAATTCATTGTCTTTTCAACCAATGAAGTCAGTCTGGACCATAAAACAAAAGCCATTACCGGAGTTAAAAAAGAAGAGAAAAAACGGATTCCTCTCAATTCTGATAAGGTTTTCCTGCGCATTGATGCGAATTTTAACCTTGGGAAAGATCTCGCAGATTTTTATTACAGCACTGATCAGAAGAACTGGACAGAGATGGCAAAAGACTACAAAATGATTTTTGATTACCGGAGGTTTTTTATGGGATCCAAATTCGCGGTTTTCAATTATGCAGCAAAAAATATCGGTGGATTCGTAGATGTGGATTTCTTTAGAGTCAATAAAGCTGAACAGGAATAA
- a CDS encoding alpha/beta hydrolase, with protein sequence MNKSVVLALGFILSGAFISAQAFEKKAPEDFDIGKKEIPHGKIDTIQYASATVGTTRKALVYTPPGFKKSTQYPVLYLLHGIGGDEKEWFKNGVPQIILDNLYAKGKLSPMIVVLPNGRAMKDDRASGDIMAKDKVEAFAVFEKDLLNDLIPFVEKKYPVKKNRTDRAIAGLSMGGGQTLNFGLGNIDRFAWVGAFSAAPNTKEPQQLLPDPTKAKQLKLLWISCGDQDRLMPFSKRTSGYLTDHKIPHIFYVEPGGHDFKVWKNDLYLFSQLLFKPVNQEDINRTLKSE encoded by the coding sequence ATGAATAAGTCAGTTGTATTAGCATTAGGTTTCATATTGTCCGGAGCTTTTATTTCAGCACAGGCCTTTGAAAAAAAAGCACCAGAGGATTTTGATATCGGAAAAAAAGAAATTCCACACGGAAAAATAGATACAATACAGTATGCTTCAGCAACGGTAGGTACTACACGGAAAGCTTTGGTATATACTCCCCCCGGATTTAAAAAAAGCACTCAATATCCTGTTTTATATCTGCTACACGGTATTGGCGGGGATGAAAAGGAATGGTTTAAAAACGGAGTGCCGCAAATTATATTAGATAATCTGTATGCCAAAGGAAAACTTTCTCCCATGATTGTTGTGCTGCCTAACGGACGTGCAATGAAAGATGACAGAGCATCCGGAGATATCATGGCAAAAGATAAAGTGGAAGCTTTTGCAGTATTTGAAAAAGATCTGCTGAATGACCTGATTCCCTTTGTAGAAAAAAAATATCCGGTTAAAAAAAACAGAACTGACAGAGCAATTGCCGGACTTTCCATGGGTGGTGGACAGACCCTGAATTTCGGATTGGGAAATATAGACAGATTCGCTTGGGTAGGTGCCTTTTCGGCAGCTCCGAATACCAAAGAACCTCAACAGCTTCTTCCTGATCCCACAAAAGCTAAACAATTAAAGCTTCTCTGGATTTCCTGCGGAGATCAGGACAGGCTGATGCCCTTCAGCAAAAGAACAAGCGGATATCTTACAGACCATAAAATTCCTCATATTTTTTATGTAGAACCGGGGGGACACGATTTTAAGGTCTGGAAAAATGATCTTTACCTGTTTTCGCAGCTTCTTTTCAAGCCTGTAAATCAGGAAGATATAAATCGCACTCTGAAATCAGAATAA
- a CDS encoding glycoside hydrolase family 43 protein, whose product MNISKLYLSLMPLIGFSPMGFSQNPIVQTSYTADPAPMVYNDRLYVYTTHDEDDSTWFTMNDWKVYSTNDMVNWTDHGTVLSYKDFDWAKRDAWAAQCIERNGKFFIYAPMWSKTNNKGAIGVAVGDSPFGPFHDPLGKPLVQSEWGDIDPTVFVDDDGQAHMYWGNPKLKYVKLNEDMISYSGSITEVPMTEESFGKREGTPNPERPSKYEEGPWLYKRKNLYYLFWPGGPLPEFIGYSTGKTAQGPWKYGGIIMPAEGKSFTNHPGVIDFRGKTYFFYHNGALPGGSGFTRSVSLEELTFNKDGSISPFKMTNGITKAIATVNPYSFNQAEMIAWSENVKSYQNKEAGVFIKAKKKGAYTSVKNVDFGKKGAGFFSARVGTTHNSDVTMTIHLDAVNGSVAATVKVPLTGGDDRWETVKVQIAEKITGIHDLYFVFNGKASTDIMYFDYWTFLENN is encoded by the coding sequence ATGAATATCAGTAAACTATATCTCAGCTTAATGCCATTGATAGGGTTTTCCCCAATGGGATTTTCCCAGAATCCTATCGTACAGACCAGTTATACAGCGGATCCTGCTCCCATGGTTTATAATGACAGGCTATATGTGTATACCACTCACGATGAAGATGATTCTACATGGTTTACCATGAACGACTGGAAAGTATATTCCACGAATGATATGGTCAACTGGACAGATCACGGAACAGTACTTTCCTATAAAGATTTTGACTGGGCAAAACGCGATGCCTGGGCTGCACAATGCATTGAAAGAAACGGGAAGTTTTTCATCTATGCTCCCATGTGGTCCAAAACCAATAATAAAGGCGCCATTGGTGTTGCTGTAGGCGACAGTCCGTTTGGACCCTTCCATGATCCATTGGGAAAACCTCTTGTGCAGAGCGAATGGGGAGATATTGATCCCACTGTTTTTGTGGATGATGACGGCCAGGCTCATATGTATTGGGGAAACCCTAAGCTTAAATACGTGAAACTGAATGAAGATATGATATCCTATTCCGGAAGCATCACAGAAGTTCCGATGACTGAAGAATCATTTGGTAAAAGAGAGGGAACACCTAATCCGGAAAGACCTTCAAAATATGAGGAAGGGCCCTGGCTGTACAAAAGAAAAAATCTCTATTATCTCTTCTGGCCTGGAGGTCCTCTACCCGAATTTATAGGATATTCTACCGGAAAAACAGCACAGGGACCGTGGAAATACGGCGGTATTATCATGCCTGCAGAAGGAAAATCATTTACCAATCATCCCGGCGTTATAGACTTCCGGGGAAAAACCTATTTCTTTTATCACAATGGCGCATTGCCGGGCGGAAGCGGTTTTACAAGATCGGTAAGTCTTGAAGAGCTTACATTTAATAAAGACGGTTCTATTTCGCCATTTAAAATGACTAATGGAATTACAAAAGCTATCGCAACAGTTAATCCTTATTCGTTCAATCAGGCAGAAATGATTGCCTGGTCGGAAAATGTAAAATCCTATCAGAATAAAGAGGCTGGTGTTTTCATCAAAGCAAAGAAAAAAGGTGCGTATACCAGTGTGAAAAATGTGGACTTCGGAAAAAAAGGTGCTGGATTCTTCTCCGCAAGGGTAGGAACTACCCATAACAGTGACGTAACAATGACCATTCATTTGGATGCTGTAAACGGCTCGGTTGCCGCTACGGTAAAAGTGCCTCTGACTGGTGGAGATGATCGTTGGGAAACAGTAAAAGTACAGATTGCTGAAAAGATAACCGGTATCCATGATCTGTATTTTGTATTCAATGGAAAAGCCTCAACAGATATTATGTACTTCGATTACTGGACCTTTCTTGAAAATAATTAA